In Candidatus Binatia bacterium, one DNA window encodes the following:
- a CDS encoding c-type cytochrome — MHHRGMLIGLSTIAALALGATVALAADEDPQIKLGKEMYMKYCATCHGPSATGEDGIASRLFTKRPTNLTTLAKENGGKFPMMEVINIVKGDQPIAAHGTREMPVWGTILGRPLEEGMYSQDAADAQLLNIGKYLESIQVK; from the coding sequence ATGCATCATCGAGGCATGCTGATCGGACTCAGCACCATCGCGGCGCTGGCACTCGGCGCGACCGTCGCGCTCGCCGCCGACGAGGATCCGCAGATCAAGCTCGGCAAGGAAATGTACATGAAGTACTGCGCGACCTGTCACGGCCCGAGCGCCACCGGGGAGGACGGCATCGCGTCGCGGCTGTTCACCAAGCGGCCGACGAACCTCACGACGCTCGCCAAGGAGAACGGCGGCAAGTTCCCGATGATGGAGGTCATCAACATCGTGAAGGGTGACCAGCCCATCGCGGCGCACGGCACGCGCGAGATGCCGGTGTGGGGGACGATCCTCGGCCGTCCGCTCGAGGAGGGCATGTACAGCCAGGACGCCGCCGACGCGCAGCTCCTGAACATCGGCAAGTACCTGGAGTCGATCCAGGTCAAGTAG
- a CDS encoding TraR/DksA C4-type zinc finger protein — MRDEGSSDRRRLGREMRDVLLARRAELLNHKQRLEDDLSVLASENEPELVERGQEETMARLLRRLDDQERVEIEAIDRALGRIEADAYGVCDACATPIDPARLRAIPWTTTCLPCAQARSHGERPVASRHA, encoded by the coding sequence ATGCGTGACGAAGGCAGCTCGGATCGTCGCCGACTGGGACGCGAGATGCGCGACGTGCTGCTGGCTCGGCGCGCGGAGCTGTTGAACCACAAGCAGCGCCTCGAGGACGACCTCAGCGTGCTCGCCAGCGAGAACGAGCCCGAGCTCGTCGAGCGCGGCCAGGAGGAGACGATGGCGCGCCTGCTGCGTCGGCTCGACGACCAGGAGCGCGTCGAGATCGAGGCGATCGACCGCGCGCTCGGTCGCATCGAGGCTGATGCCTACGGCGTGTGCGACGCGTGCGCGACGCCAATCGACCCCGCACGCTTGCGCGCGATCCCGTGGACGACGACCTGCCTGCCCTGCGCGCAGGCGCGCTCGCACGGCGAGCGTCCGGTCGCGTCGCGCCACGCTTGA
- a CDS encoding sugar phosphate nucleotidyltransferase: MEDARAAADIWALVLAGGDGTRLRDLTTLLAGRPIPKQYCRITGDCSMLEATLARIAPLVPLERTLVIVNRDHLTLALPQLGTLPEQNVLVQPCNRDTGPGILWSLLELERRAPGARLAVFPSDHYVADASAFRDCVHRAALLVEQFPDKIALLGIEPDHAAPGYGYVVPANPLPTLDATPAFQVASFREKPDRALARRIWRRGGLWNSLVMVMRAARMLELIAAVRPVEFAALRAASEDPAALDRLYASTPAWNFSSDVLAQVPNELVVLRAERTGWSDWGTRQAIERTFAALDQPPPWHGIAPRAS, translated from the coding sequence ATGGAAGACGCGCGGGCCGCTGCGGACATCTGGGCACTCGTACTGGCCGGCGGCGACGGCACGCGGCTGCGCGATCTGACCACGCTGCTCGCCGGACGTCCGATCCCGAAGCAGTACTGTCGCATCACCGGCGACTGCTCGATGCTCGAGGCGACGCTCGCGCGCATCGCGCCGCTCGTGCCGCTCGAGCGCACGCTGGTGATCGTCAATCGCGATCACTTGACGCTCGCGCTGCCGCAGCTCGGCACGCTGCCCGAGCAGAACGTCCTGGTGCAGCCGTGCAACCGCGACACCGGACCCGGCATCCTGTGGAGCCTGCTCGAGCTCGAGCGGCGTGCGCCGGGCGCGCGCCTCGCCGTCTTCCCGAGCGATCACTACGTCGCCGACGCGAGCGCGTTCCGCGACTGCGTGCACCGCGCGGCGCTGCTGGTCGAGCAGTTCCCCGACAAGATCGCGCTGCTCGGCATCGAGCCCGACCACGCGGCGCCGGGCTACGGCTACGTCGTGCCCGCAAACCCGCTGCCGACGCTCGACGCGACGCCGGCCTTCCAGGTGGCGAGCTTCCGCGAGAAACCCGACCGCGCGCTCGCGCGCCGCATCTGGCGTCGCGGCGGCCTGTGGAACTCGCTGGTCATGGTGATGCGCGCGGCGCGCATGCTCGAGCTGATCGCCGCCGTGCGGCCGGTCGAGTTCGCGGCGCTTCGCGCGGCGAGCGAGGATCCGGCCGCGCTGGACCGGCTCTACGCGTCGACGCCCGCCTGGAACTTTTCGAGCGACGTGCTCGCGCAGGTGCCGAACGAGCTCGTCGTGCTGCGCGCGGAGCGCACCGGCTGGAGCGACTGGGGCACGCGCCAGGCCATCGAGCGCACCTTCGCCGCGCTCGACCAGCCGCCGCCCTGGCACGGGATCGCGCCGCGGGCTTCCTAG
- a CDS encoding DUF2267 domain-containing protein encodes MDKKEFFESVSRRLKCDAQRAEGVTLAVFQQLRDRLTPKEAADVAAQLPTGLKPLWLDNERPGRGVDKVHREEFIGRIRRFAGLPDDAEAERSVKAVFATLQKLLGSPTGKEGEAWDIFSQLPKDLKELWLEAADERDETQRR; translated from the coding sequence ATGGACAAGAAGGAGTTCTTCGAGTCGGTATCGCGTCGTCTGAAGTGCGACGCGCAGCGGGCCGAGGGTGTGACCCTCGCGGTCTTCCAGCAGCTGCGCGATCGCTTGACGCCGAAGGAGGCGGCCGACGTCGCGGCGCAGCTCCCGACGGGGCTCAAGCCGCTGTGGCTGGACAACGAGCGCCCCGGGCGCGGCGTCGACAAGGTGCACCGCGAAGAATTCATCGGCCGCATTCGACGCTTTGCTGGCCTGCCCGACGACGCCGAGGCCGAGCGCAGCGTCAAGGCCGTATTTGCGACCCTACAGAAGCTTCTCGGGAGCCCGACCGGCAAGGAGGGCGAGGCGTGGGACATCTTCAGCCAGCTCCCGAAGGACCTGAAGGAGCTCTGGCTGGAGGCGGCCGACGAGCGCGACGAAACGCAGCGGAGGTGA